A genomic window from Megalobrama amblycephala isolate DHTTF-2021 linkage group LG2, ASM1881202v1, whole genome shotgun sequence includes:
- the ska2 gene encoding spindle and kinetochore-associated protein 2, with the protein METVDKLEAMFQKAEADIEYVEKRLKFDFMANAREAGSFEGNPVQLLENLTAIKARHAALCAQVEEIAAEQKRSMDSIRAHLDTTVQLVEQLQNTADVQVPPLTEEEQEARDALCSAVATLNVEAVPTSEPQTQAQSESKNTHEEVSEGTFETVPRSVRGNLKLNDLNMLYKQLSEYFSDKNRGPISTQRMKKLNMKVSDSAMKTLQHLKLVELDKKGLVSLLARN; encoded by the exons TTCCAGAAAGCAGAAGCTGATATAGAATATGTGGAAAAGCGGCTGAAATTTGACTTCATGGCAAATGCGCGTGAAGCGGGCTCGTTTGAG GGAAACCCTGTTCAGTTGCTGGAGAACCTGACGGCGATCAAAGCGCGCCATGCGGCCCTGTGCGCTCAGGTGGAGGAGATCGCAGCGGAACAGAAACGATCCATGGACTCCATACGAGCTCACTTGGATACGACAGTACAGCTGGTTGAACAGCTGCAGAACACGGCAGATGTGCAG GTTCCGCCACTGACAGAAGAAGAACAAGAAGCAAGAGATGCTCTCTGCTCAGCCGTTGCCACTTTAAATGTAGAG gcCGTGCCGACATCAGAACCTCAAACTCAAGCACAGTCTGAAT CAAAGAACACGCATGAAGAGGTGTCTGAGGGGACATTTGAGACTGTCCCGCGGAGTGTACGTGGTAACTTGAAGCTGAATGACCTCAACATGCTCTATAAGCAGTTATCCGAGTACTTCTCAGATAAGAACAG GGGGCCAATAAGCACTCAGAGGATGAAGAAGTTGAACATGAAAGTCAGTGATTCTGCAATGAAGACCTTACAGCACCTTAAACTCGTTGAGCTGGATAAGAAAGGACTTGTGTCATTGCTGGCAAGAAACTGA